The segment AAGAGATTATCGAATCCCCCCAAAGAACACGATTAGGCGATGATGGTACTCAATACTATGCAACGCAACATGATAAGCGTTGGTGGGTGGTTGAAGTCAACGGTAATCAATTGCAGCGCGTCACTACGCAAACCGACTTTTGAGGTCAATATGATCACGATAAAAATTGATACGCGAGAATATGAAGCCGCACTGCAAAAGTTGGTTGATGGTATCGAAAGTCGTGCCCCCTTGATGCGTAAAATAGCAGGCGTCATGGCGGATGCTGTTGAGGAAAACTTTGCCCAAGAAGGTCGTCCCGCGTGGTTGGGTTGGAGTCCGGCTTATGCTCGCCGCCGTGCCGGTGGTCGCATTCTGCAAGACAGTGGACGACTAGCCAGCAGTATCGGTCAATACAGTGATAATGATAGTGCCGTTGTGGGAACCAATGTGAAGTATGCCCGCATCCATCAGGAAGGGGGTGAGATTAATATGCCAGCCCGGAGTCAGCAGGCGTATTATCGTCAGCGTAAAGATGGCACCGTCGGCAATCGCTTTGTGAAAAAGTCCCGCAGTAACTTTAGTCAGTACCATACGTTGCCAGCGTATAAAATTAAAATCCCTGCGCGTCCGTTCTTGCAATTGGATGATGCCGATGAGACGCGCATTACACGCACAGTAGAAGACTATCTCACCCAATTAATTGAGTAAGTCCAAATAGTGCCTGTAAGACGCTGTGAGCGATTATCACTATTTAGAGTGTCATTGTTCGTGGTGAGGTGTTTAAATCGTTTTTAAATGGGGTTTAAATGCGTTATCGTAGCGCTAATGAATCGATAGTCTCTTAACCCCACCTTTTTTAATTTCCTCTCGAGTGCTGAACCTCTTCACACACTCCCTCTTATTGGCAGTTGCTATGCTGCCAGCATGAAAAAATACATTGCCGCTTGTGTCGCTGAAATCCTCAGCCAAAACCTTAACGAAATCCAGCTTTTCCCCGCTGGTGAGTTCCGTGCTGTCGATGGTCGCCCGTTTGAATGTGACCACTGGCTCATGACCCGTGAACTCGCCGACGTTTTAATTGCACAAGTTGCGGCACGTCAGACGCCGTATGTGATTGATTATGAGCACCAGACATTGCGTGCAGCGACCAACGGACAGCCAGCGCCTGCAGCAGGTTGGTTTACGGCGTTGGAATGGCGCGAAGGCGATGGACTGTATGCCGTCAATGTGGAATGGACGGATGCGGCGGCGGCTGCCATTAAAGCCAAAGAGTACCGCTTTATTTCCCCTGTCTTTAATTACGACAAAAACGGTCATGTGACAGTGCTGCTCCATGCTGCCCTGACCAACACCCCCGCAGTAGATGGTATGGATGAAGTGATGCTTGCCGCTGCTTCTCAGTTTGCTGCACTTTCTCAACCCACCGAAGAGGATCTCACTGTGGATGAAGAACTCATCAAAGAGCTACTCAGTAACCTGCGTTGGATGCTGAACTTGCCTGCTACGGCAACGGCTGACGATATCAAAACCGAACTGCAAAAAGCCATTGACCTAATTTCCAATGGTCAAGGCACAACCGTGGCTGCCAATCAAAGCTTGGTCGATTTACTCAAAGGTAAAGAGACGTTAATTGCTGACCTGTCCAGCAAAGCTTATGACCCTGCTAAACATGTGCCACTCGCAGGCTATCTTGAGCTACAAGAAAAGCTCAATCAAGCCGTTAATGCGGGGCAGCAGCAGGAAATGAACGGGCTTATCCAAGCCGCACTCAGCGATGGGCGTTTAAATGCGGGCATGAAGGATTGGGCGGAAGATTTAGGGCGTAAAGACCCCGACGCACTGAAAGTTTTTATTGCCAAATCTACCCCCATTGCAGCGCTGTCAACGTTGCAAACGGGCGGTAAAGCCCCAGCGGGTGCGGAGCACAGTGCAGCAGGTGCGACCGAGCTGACGGCTGAGCAGTTAGCGATTTGCAGCCAGTTCGGGCTAGACCCCGAAGAATTTAAAAAACAGTTGGGAGAATAAACCATGACCCAAGACCGAAATACCCCTCACCGCGACGGTGAATTCTTTGCGGTACGTTGCGCCGCCGCTGCACGTATCTACGGCGGGCATATTGTGTGCGCTAATGCGGCGGGGTTTGCTGTCCCAGGCGCACCCGGTTTAACCGTGTTAGGCGTCTCGGATGATTTTGCGGATAACCGCGACGGCGAACAAGGCGATATCAGCGTGATGGTACGCCGCCAAAAAGCCTTTTGTTTTGGTAATGATACCGCCAAGCCTGTCAAGCAAGCTCATGTGGGCAAATTATGCGACGTGAAAGACTCAGTGACCGTGTGTGAAGCCGATGAAGCCAGCACCACGCCAGCGGGTCGCGTGTTAGAAGTCACCGATGATGGTGTCTGGGTCATGATGGGTTAATTAGGAAAATACCATGATTGTAAATAAAGCAAACCTGAGTGCGTTATTTGTCAGTATTAATATGACGTTTAATAACGCGTTAAAAGAAGCCCCAAACACGTGGCAAAAAATTGCCATGAAGGTGCCGTCAACTGGAAAATCAGAGCAGTACAACTGGTTATCGAACTTCCCTGCAATGAAACGCTGGGTGGGTGAAAAAGCGGTTAAGTCGCTATCTGCCCATAAATACACTATCGAAAACGATGATTGGGAAGCCACGATTGAGGTTGACCGCAACGACATCGAAGATGACAGCACAGGACAATACGCTATTCAGGCGAAAGGTGCGGGTCGTTCTGCGGGTATGCTGCCTGATGAAATTGTCTTTGAAGTGTTGAACCTTGGCTTTGAGCGTCCATGCTATGACGGTCAATACTTCTTTGATACTGACCACCCAGTGGGTAAAAACTCGGTTTCCAATAAAGGCAGCAAAAAGCTGTCCATTACAACACTGGATGCAGCCATGGCGTCTTACGGTGCAGCGCGTACCGCCCTGCGCAACATGAAAGACGATGAAGGTCGTCCGTTAGATGTGAATCCCAACATTCTGTTAGTCCCACCTGCACTGGAAGATGTCGCGAATGCCCTCATGACGGCTGACCGCTTAGAAGATGGCAAAGTGAACATCTACAAAGGCACGGCGGAAGTGGTGGTCTCGGCGCGTATCACCTCCGATACCGCGTGGTTCTTGCTGGATACCACTCAAGCCGTACTGCCAATCATTTACCAAGAGCGTAAAGCGCCTGTGTTGGTTGAGCAAACCGACATGAACAGTGATGGCGTCTTTATGCGTAAGAAGTTCAAGTTCGGTGCCGAAGCACGTGCCGCAGGTGGCTATGGTTTCTGGCAGTTAGCCTATGGCTCAACAGGGAGTGACGCATAATGCCGATTATCATTACCGCTAAGATTAATGGGTTTCGTCGCTGTGGGATTGCTCACAGCGATACCGCCACGGAGTACCCTGATGACCACTTCACAAAAGAGCAGCTTGCGACGCTACAAGCGGAGCCGATGCTTGTGGTGTCTGTGGGGACTAAAGATGCGGCGAAACAGCAACCCGATGCAGGCGCAGACAAGCAGATTGCGGCGCTGAAAGCTGAAGTAAAACGCTTGACGGGTGAGAATGAATCCTTGCGTGCTGAGCTTGTATCGTTAAAAGCCACAGGCACAGTGCCATCCGATGATAAAGAATCGGATGATAAAACAGCACCGAAAGGCAAGTAACGGAGAACGTCATGTACGCCACACAAGATGACATGGTGAAAACCTTTGGGAAACGCGAGTGCGTGAGCCTGACCGATGAAAACATGACGGGAAGCGTTAATGCTGAGGTGATGGAAAATGCCTTGCAACGTGCTAGCGCTGAAATCGACGGTTACCTTGTGGGGCGTTACTCGCTCCCGTTCGCCGACGGCGCACGGATATTAACGGGGCGATGCTGTGATATCGCCCGCTATCATCTCGCTACAGCATATCGCAGGCTCAGTAATGAAATTCAAGCGCGTTATGACGATGCCATTCGCTTTTTAGTTAAAGTAGCGGAAGGCAAAATTAGCCTGGGTCGCTCGGATAATGGACAAGTGATCCAGTCATCCTCGCAAATGAAATTTGGGAGTAGCAAACGTCAGTTCGGTCGTGATTCAACCGGTGGAGGTGCATTTTGATCACCCAAATTGAAAGTGGGATCATCCAACGCCTTACGCTCGGTATGGGGCATATGTTACGTGAAATTGCCAGCTACAGCGGTGAACTCGATGTGGATATGGGCAATATCGTCCGTGCGTTTCCGGCTGCCTGGGTCACGTTCGGTGGTATCACGAACAGTAAATACACCAGTATCAGCCGCCAAAAAGTGATTGTCACGGGTAAGTTTGTGGTGATGGTGGGTGATTATAACACGCGCAGTGATGCCGCAAGCCGTATGGGTGGCGCTAACCTCAATGAGGTGGGCACCTATCGACATATACACGGTGTTCGTCGTTTGTTAACGGGGCAGGATTTAGGGTTGACCATCGACCCATTGACACCTGGCGTCGTGAGAACCCTTTACAACACGCAAATTAACGAGCAAGCGTTGTCAATTTTTGCGTGTGAGTTTGAAACACGCTGGCATGAGGATGTGCTGAAAAATGGTGAGTGGCCGGAGTTTACTCAGAACCCCGAAGATGCGGACAACCTCTTTAATCGTTATCGCGGGAAAGTTCAGCAACCTGACCCTGATTTACTGCGTGTGGGGTTGCACTATGACCCACCAGGCGTAGGCAGCGTTGAAGAGCCTGCTGATTTAGTGCCGACAAGGAAACCCACACTATGAAGACGCTTTTCGTTAAAGCCTCGCAAGGCTTGCGGGTGTCATTTGAACACCAACACCGCCGCTATATTACTGACGCGGAGGCAATCTCTGTTCCTGATACCGCGTATTATCGCCGCCTGTTGACTAATGGTGATTTAGTCTCGGTGAACAAAAAAGCCAAAAACAAAGGACAAAAATCATGACAGTAACCTTTGATACCATTCCAGGCAGCATCCGCAAGCCAGGGAAATATCTTGAGTTCAATACGCGGATGGCAACCCGAACGTTGCCCGGTAACCCGCAAACCTTATTAATCATTGCGCCCATGCTCTCATCGGCGCAAGTTGCCCCATTAACCCCCATTGATATCTATGATGACAGTGTGGCTGGGACTGCGTTTGGTGAGGGTTCACTGGCGCATCTCATGGCGAAATCCGCTATCAGTGCGAATAATTATTTGCAGCTTCAAGTGATTGGGATTGAGGAGGCCGTTGCCGGTAAAAAAGCCACGGCAACCGTGACCATTACCGCGCCAGCCACTCGTAGCGGTACGCTCTCATTGTCAGTATGTGGTGAGCGTTTAGATATTCCTGTTGAAACTGCCGATACTGCTGCAGCGCTGAATCAAGCCGTTTTAGAGGCGGTTAATGCTCGCGGTGATTTACCTGTTGTTGCGAGCTTAGAAGGTGAAGAAAGTACCGTTCTGACACTCACCGCTAAACAGTCCGGGGCTTGGGGTAATGATATTGCCCTTGAGGTTCAATCCACGGCTAAAGGGGTCACTGCAACAGTGACCGCTATGCAAGGCGGTGAAAACAATGCGGATATTCAGCCCGCTTTGGATGCGGTTTTTGCTGCGGGTCATAACATCATTGCGCAGCCGTTTAGCGATAAAGATTCGCTCTTAAAACTGCGCACCCACCTTGAAAAAGTCAGTGGTGCATTAGAGCAACGTGGCGCAATTGGTGCTGCAGGATGGACTGGCACATTGAGCACGGGCACCACCTTAGCCAGTGATATTAATGATGGTCGGACATCTATCGCATGGTATCCCGGCTCGGTGAAATTACCGTGTCAAATTTCCGCTGCATACGGTGCAGTCATTGCGTTTGAAGAAGACCCTGCGCGTCCTCTGAACACCCTTGAGCTTAAAGGCTTAGATATTGCGCCAGTGACTAAGCGTGCGGGACGCAATGAGCAAGAAAACGCCTTACACAATGGCTTAACGCCGCTTGAGGTGGGCGCAGGCAACCGCGTGCAAATTGTGCGAGCTGTCACCACCTACACCCGCAATGTGGAAGGTGTGGAAGATACAGCGCTGTTGGACTTAACCACCATTCGCACCTTGGATTATACCCGTAAAGCGTGCCGTGAGCGTCTCTCCCAGCGTTTTCCGCGTGAAAAGCTCAATGAGCGTACTCGTGCGAAAGTGCGTTCAGAATTGCTGGATGTGCTGATTAAGCTGGAAGAGGAAGAAATCCTCGAAAACGTGGAAGAAAACAAAGGGATGCTGTTGGTTGAGCGCGACGGTAAAGACCCGAACCGACTAAACGCGGCTATCCCTGCCGATGTTGTTAATGGCTTGCATGTGTTTGCGGGTCGTATTGACTTGCTCGTCTAAGGAGAACACGAATGCTAGAAGAATATGCAGGTGCGATTGTCCTCGAAATCGATGGTCGTGAAGTGGAAGTCACGAGCATGGATGTTCAACAAGTCACGGGGCGCAAGCTGGTTAAAACCATGAACAAAACCGGGCGTGCCAAAGGGTTTATGCGTGGCATTGAAACCATTGAGTTATCGATTTCAGTGGTGATCCCTTTAAATGGTGATATGGATTGGGCGGCAATTGAAGGCGCGAAACTGACGCAATACCCAATTAGTGGAACGGGTGGTAAGCGCATTTCGTACCTTGACTGCTTTGTCACCGAAGTTGGTGAGAAATACCAAGTGGATGGCGAAGCCCAACGTGACCTTAAAATGAATGCGCTGCGTAAGGTGGTTGAGTAATGGCTGATGTAAAACCCCTGATGCTACTCGATGGCATCGACCATGGCGGTAAGCGTCACCTTGAGTTTGCGGTCAAAGTGCCGGTGATGCGTGATGTGTATGACGCTCTCGATGAGACCGAAGAGGCTTGCGGTTCAACTGAAAGCAAAGGCGCTGACCTCTACTATCGCATGGCGTTGACTAAGCGCTCTCTCACGCAGCTAGGTGACATTCCGCAAGAGGATATCACGACGGACTTCTTGCTGGATAACCTCACCAGCTTGGATTATGACGTGATTGACAGCGCTATTGATGACGCAAAAAAAAAGCGGCGCGAAGCGAACAAAGACGCGACAGCTTCCGAACCGTCGTCTTAGCCCTTGGTAAGTACGGATTTACTGAGCAGCAGTGCCTATCAATGAGCCGTCCAGCCTTGGACGGCTATCTCGATGCGTTAAACCGCCTGCATGGCGGTAAGTCAACATCGTCGAAATCACAAACAACACGCGTCAAATCCCGCCGTCAACGCAAGCAGAAATCTAAACGAGGTTAATCATGGCGAAAGAATTTAAACTATCGATGGTCATTTCCGCGCGTGATGATGCCTCAAAGGCGATCACCAAAGCGATGCGGGATAGCACTAAAGAGAGTCAGAACGCCGAAAAAGCCCAAGAGAAACTCGGTAAGCGCCAACGTACCACGTCAGAAGAAGGTATTCGCCAGAATCGTGCATTAGGCGAAGAAATCAAACGCCAAAACCGTGCCAGGGAAACCCTTGGTATTCGTGCTGAGCGTGCCATTCAGCGTGAAATTCAGCAAACCATGGCAGCGTATAACCGGTTAGCCCGTAGCGGAACATTGTCAGTTGATGAACAATCCCGCGCTTATGAGCGTATGCGCCAACGTGTGAGCCAACTCAAAACCGAGATGCAAGGCATGAGTAAGTTAGCCCGCTTATCGGATATTGGCGGAAGCTTAGCGCAGATTGGCGGTGCGATGGTCGCAGGCGGTATGGCTTATGCAGAGCCAGTTAAAAAGCAGATGAGCTATGAGCAACGATTAGCATATATGAGTAATACCGCTTTCAGTGATCGTGATGCAGCAGGTAGACAAGAAGGAATGAAAAACCTTGATACGCTTATCCGAAAATCTGTCGCTGAAGGTGGAGGTTCAATTGATGAGGCTGCTGAGGTATTAAGTAAATTACTCTCAGAAGGGATTTTCACTGATAAGGAAATTAATGGGCTTCTTCCATTAATTCAAAGATATAGCACTGCGTCAGGTGTTCAAAGTTTAGATTTAGCAGCCGTTTCTGCGGCATTAAAAAAGAACTTTGGGATTAGCGATCCAAAGGATATTAAAACCGCTTTAGATATGGCGCTAAAAGGTGGGCAAGAAGGTGCTTTTGAATTACCTGATATGGCTAAATGGTTAGCACAACAATTATCAGCAGCAAATAGTGTGGGTATGAATGGACTGGATGACTTTGCATCAATTGTTGCTGCTAACCAAGCGGTAGTCTCCACTGCAGGTACAAATGACCAAGCCGGTAATAACTTAATGAACTTTCTTCTTAAATTAAATAGCCGCGAGTTAGGCACTGCAGCTGAGAGAATTAAAGTAGATGGTTATGGTATTGACCTGTCTGGGACACTTATTAATGCTAGAGAAAAAGGGATTGATCCGATTGATGCTTTTATTGGTCTTACTGACAAGATAGCCGCTAATAACCCCAAATATAAAGCATTGCAAGATAAGTTAAATAAAACAGATAAAAATGACCCTGAACACCAAAGGACGTTAGCTGCAATGGCTAAAATAGCGGAAGGTTCCGCTATTGGTCAATTAATTGGAGACCAAGGCACACTAATGGCTGTCATTGGCTTGAAAGGTCAAGCTGAATATAGAAATGAAGTAAAGAAAAAAGTATTAGAACAAAAAAATAAAGCCGATGGTCAAGGTGAAGGTGATATTCAATTTGCTGTAATCTCTGCGGGTAATCAGTTTAAAGCCGATCAAGCTGGTAACGCTAAACAGTTTGCAGAAATGGACTCAGCAAAACCAGTATCAGATGCACTTGGTACATTAGCGGACAAATTCACTGATTTTAGCAAAGAGTTTCCGATGCTAACCACTGCCGCTATGGGGGCAAAAACCGCGATTGAGGCGATGACACAAGCGGCTGTTGCCTTTGCTGCATTGAAGTTTCTATTTGGTGGTGGGTCTGGATTAAGCAGCATTCTAGGTGGTAAAGGCGCACCTAAGCCGGGCATGTTCAACCCTATCGGTGGTGCTGGAACAGGTGGGCTTCCTGTTCACGTCACGAATTGGCACGAGAGTGGATTTAATGATCAGGATAAAGGCTTATTAGCTAAGTTCGGTGCGTATGCATCGACAATTATCGACATTGAAAATAGTGATATTGCTAAAGAGAACCTAAAAAAATTAAGTGATGACCGATTACAAAAGTTTAAAGATGAAGGATTGGAAGGTTCAAAATATGATTATTTACCTGCAGGTCTCGATGCCTGGTTGCAAAAACGCGACCAGCGACTAGAAGATAATCCCATCAGTGTTAGCCCTTATTTAAAGGGTGAGTCTACATCGCCTTTTCTTAACAATGAGCGAGCCATTGATAAAGATGTAATCACCTTTGATACTCTTGAAAAATCTGGTGTTCTTCAACCTTTACTTGATTTGACTCAAGCCCTTAAAAACCCGCCACCGCAACCTGTCATTGAGGTTCGTAGCGTTGTCGAACTCGACGGTCAGCAAGTGGCTGAGTCGGTCAATCGAGTTAATGGACAAGATGCCGGTCGTTCTACTGGAGGAATGTTCCCATGAGTTGGCAATCTGACTTACAAAATGCCTCATTTCGTGGAGCGCGTTTCGATGTGTATAACGCCAAAGACAGCATATCGCGTGACGTTGCCACTCATGAATACCCGTTTGTGGACGGTGGCGATGTGATGGATTTGGGGCGTAAGCCGCGTAATTTTCGCATCAGCGCCGTGCTATGGGGTGACAACTACAAGCGGGATATGGATAACCTGATTGCGGTGCTCGATGAGCCTGGTAAAGGTGAATTAATTCACCCTGTTTTTGGCTCCATCCCCAACGCACAGTGCATTGAATACAGTATCGGTCATGAAGCCGATAACATTGATAGTTGCACGTTAGAATTGGTGTTTCTCGAAGGTACAACAGGCACACAACTGGCAGAAGCGCACCCAGAGCAGCTCGGTGATGATATCTTTGACAAGATAAATCAGCTCTCAGAGCGCATGAGTGATTTATTTGAGCAAGTCATGGCACCAGTGAATAAGGGGTTACGTTATCTTGCCAAAGGTAAAGCGGCACTTTCAGGCATGATGAACACCTTAATTATCATGCGTGGTGATTTTAATGGTGCATTCAGTGATGGCGTGAATTACCTCAGTTATCCGCGTGCTTTTATTAATGATTTGCAGTCGGTTTTAGATGTCCGCACCAGTGCTGTGGGTGATTTATTAAATTTAAAATTCCCGGGTGTGATTAATACTAATCAGAGCAATGGTTACAAAGGCTACACCTCGCCCGTCATGACCTCGACGACGCCACAAAACGGCTATTTACCGAGTGCCTCGACATCAATCAATGTCGAAAAAGGCGTCAATGCAACGACTTTACTCTCTGCGTGGGGTGATAGTGTTGCGGTGGTTAATGAGTTGGTCAATCTGCCTGCATTGCTCGTGCAAGATGAACTTATCGCCACGGTGCCGATGCCAGGTAATGCACAATTATCCGACGTCCAAGATTTAATTGCGTTGTATCAGGTGCTTGCGGTATCTGAAATCGCAGCTATCACAGTACAAGTGTTATCTGACCCTGTTCAGCCTGAACAAATGTCGTTAGATGATATTGAGTTGATGGTCAATACGGTGAGAGAACTCACGTTACAGGCGATTAATACCCTTCGCCAGGACTATGAGCCGCGCACTCAATCCATCAGCTCAGATGCAGAGCCGATAGGCTTACTGTGGCATGGCGTGGTGACGTCCTTAAAATCGGTAGCATTAGGTGTGCAAACGCTCGGTTTGCGGGTCATTGAGAAACGTCCGCCATTAACTCGCCGAACACTGACTACTGAGACTAACTTTCATTTATTAGCCCATGCCTGGTATGGCGATTATCGCCGAGCC is part of the Providencia zhijiangensis genome and harbors:
- a CDS encoding phage virion morphogenesis protein; the encoded protein is MITIKIDTREYEAALQKLVDGIESRAPLMRKIAGVMADAVEENFAQEGRPAWLGWSPAYARRRAGGRILQDSGRLASSIGQYSDNDSAVVGTNVKYARIHQEGGEINMPARSQQAYYRQRKDGTVGNRFVKKSRSNFSQYHTLPAYKIKIPARPFLQLDDADETRITRTVEDYLTQLIE
- a CDS encoding phage protease is translated as MKKYIAACVAEILSQNLNEIQLFPAGEFRAVDGRPFECDHWLMTRELADVLIAQVAARQTPYVIDYEHQTLRAATNGQPAPAAGWFTALEWREGDGLYAVNVEWTDAAAAAIKAKEYRFISPVFNYDKNGHVTVLLHAALTNTPAVDGMDEVMLAAASQFAALSQPTEEDLTVDEELIKELLSNLRWMLNLPATATADDIKTELQKAIDLISNGQGTTVAANQSLVDLLKGKETLIADLSSKAYDPAKHVPLAGYLELQEKLNQAVNAGQQQEMNGLIQAALSDGRLNAGMKDWAEDLGRKDPDALKVFIAKSTPIAALSTLQTGGKAPAGAEHSAAGATELTAEQLAICSQFGLDPEEFKKQLGE
- a CDS encoding Mu-like prophage major head subunit gpT family protein produces the protein MIVNKANLSALFVSINMTFNNALKEAPNTWQKIAMKVPSTGKSEQYNWLSNFPAMKRWVGEKAVKSLSAHKYTIENDDWEATIEVDRNDIEDDSTGQYAIQAKGAGRSAGMLPDEIVFEVLNLGFERPCYDGQYFFDTDHPVGKNSVSNKGSKKLSITTLDAAMASYGAARTALRNMKDDEGRPLDVNPNILLVPPALEDVANALMTADRLEDGKVNIYKGTAEVVVSARITSDTAWFLLDTTQAVLPIIYQERKAPVLVEQTDMNSDGVFMRKKFKFGAEARAAGGYGFWQLAYGSTGSDA
- a CDS encoding HI1506-related protein, with the protein product MPIIITAKINGFRRCGIAHSDTATEYPDDHFTKEQLATLQAEPMLVVSVGTKDAAKQQPDAGADKQIAALKAEVKRLTGENESLRAELVSLKATGTVPSDDKESDDKTAPKGK
- a CDS encoding gp436 family protein — its product is MYATQDDMVKTFGKRECVSLTDENMTGSVNAEVMENALQRASAEIDGYLVGRYSLPFADGARILTGRCCDIARYHLATAYRRLSNEIQARYDDAIRFLVKVAEGKISLGRSDNGQVIQSSSQMKFGSSKRQFGRDSTGGGAF
- a CDS encoding DUF1834 family protein — translated: MITQIESGIIQRLTLGMGHMLREIASYSGELDVDMGNIVRAFPAAWVTFGGITNSKYTSISRQKVIVTGKFVVMVGDYNTRSDAASRMGGANLNEVGTYRHIHGVRRLLTGQDLGLTIDPLTPGVVRTLYNTQINEQALSIFACEFETRWHEDVLKNGEWPEFTQNPEDADNLFNRYRGKVQQPDPDLLRVGLHYDPPGVGSVEEPADLVPTRKPTL
- a CDS encoding phage tail sheath C-terminal domain-containing protein, with amino-acid sequence MMTVTFDTIPGSIRKPGKYLEFNTRMATRTLPGNPQTLLIIAPMLSSAQVAPLTPIDIYDDSVAGTAFGEGSLAHLMAKSAISANNYLQLQVIGIEEAVAGKKATATVTITAPATRSGTLSLSVCGERLDIPVETADTAAALNQAVLEAVNARGDLPVVASLEGEESTVLTLTAKQSGAWGNDIALEVQSTAKGVTATVTAMQGGENNADIQPALDAVFAAGHNIIAQPFSDKDSLLKLRTHLEKVSGALEQRGAIGAAGWTGTLSTGTTLASDINDGRTSIAWYPGSVKLPCQISAAYGAVIAFEEDPARPLNTLELKGLDIAPVTKRAGRNEQENALHNGLTPLEVGAGNRVQIVRAVTTYTRNVEGVEDTALLDLTTIRTLDYTRKACRERLSQRFPREKLNERTRAKVRSELLDVLIKLEEEEILENVEENKGMLLVERDGKDPNRLNAAIPADVVNGLHVFAGRIDLLV
- a CDS encoding phage tail protein — protein: MLEEYAGAIVLEIDGREVEVTSMDVQQVTGRKLVKTMNKTGRAKGFMRGIETIELSISVVIPLNGDMDWAAIEGAKLTQYPISGTGGKRISYLDCFVTEVGEKYQVDGEAQRDLKMNALRKVVE
- a CDS encoding phage tail tape measure protein, coding for MAKEFKLSMVISARDDASKAITKAMRDSTKESQNAEKAQEKLGKRQRTTSEEGIRQNRALGEEIKRQNRARETLGIRAERAIQREIQQTMAAYNRLARSGTLSVDEQSRAYERMRQRVSQLKTEMQGMSKLARLSDIGGSLAQIGGAMVAGGMAYAEPVKKQMSYEQRLAYMSNTAFSDRDAAGRQEGMKNLDTLIRKSVAEGGGSIDEAAEVLSKLLSEGIFTDKEINGLLPLIQRYSTASGVQSLDLAAVSAALKKNFGISDPKDIKTALDMALKGGQEGAFELPDMAKWLAQQLSAANSVGMNGLDDFASIVAANQAVVSTAGTNDQAGNNLMNFLLKLNSRELGTAAERIKVDGYGIDLSGTLINAREKGIDPIDAFIGLTDKIAANNPKYKALQDKLNKTDKNDPEHQRTLAAMAKIAEGSAIGQLIGDQGTLMAVIGLKGQAEYRNEVKKKVLEQKNKADGQGEGDIQFAVISAGNQFKADQAGNAKQFAEMDSAKPVSDALGTLADKFTDFSKEFPMLTTAAMGAKTAIEAMTQAAVAFAALKFLFGGGSGLSSILGGKGAPKPGMFNPIGGAGTGGLPVHVTNWHESGFNDQDKGLLAKFGAYASTIIDIENSDIAKENLKKLSDDRLQKFKDEGLEGSKYDYLPAGLDAWLQKRDQRLEDNPISVSPYLKGESTSPFLNNERAIDKDVITFDTLEKSGVLQPLLDLTQALKNPPPQPVIEVRSVVELDGQQVAESVNRVNGQDAGRSTGGMFP
- a CDS encoding DNA circularization protein, with amino-acid sequence MSWQSDLQNASFRGARFDVYNAKDSISRDVATHEYPFVDGGDVMDLGRKPRNFRISAVLWGDNYKRDMDNLIAVLDEPGKGELIHPVFGSIPNAQCIEYSIGHEADNIDSCTLELVFLEGTTGTQLAEAHPEQLGDDIFDKINQLSERMSDLFEQVMAPVNKGLRYLAKGKAALSGMMNTLIIMRGDFNGAFSDGVNYLSYPRAFINDLQSVLDVRTSAVGDLLNLKFPGVINTNQSNGYKGYTSPVMTSTTPQNGYLPSASTSINVEKGVNATTLLSAWGDSVAVVNELVNLPALLVQDELIATVPMPGNAQLSDVQDLIALYQVLAVSEIAAITVQVLSDPVQPEQMSLDDIELMVNTVRELTLQAINTLRQDYEPRTQSISSDAEPIGLLWHGVVTSLKSVALGVQTLGLRVIEKRPPLTRRTLTTETNFHLLAHAWYGDYRRASELQRLNPRTRNPNHLQAGDIINAYAR